A stretch of DNA from Anabrus simplex isolate iqAnaSimp1 chromosome 12, ASM4041472v1, whole genome shotgun sequence:
CCAGTGGACGTAAATATCCACACTGCAATTCTTCCTGTAAAGGAAGTTACTCTAAAACTAGTGGCATAAATTCAGATGGGATGCAACAAGTGACAACAAATCAGCTTCAAGATTCATCAGTGTGCCACAAGCAACATCAGGCATCACATTCAAAGTTCAGTACATTTTTTCATTACAAATTATAACCAAAATGTGCCCTTAAAGAACTGAAATggccaaaatatgaccaaaacaaatACTGTATAGTGAAATATACATGTATACAACCTATACAATAAGGCTAAACGTCCAATTTGTGCTTAATTTCAACAAATAGCCAAAATGGAAGACACAAAAAGAATATGACATTTCCCAAACGTCTGAATCCTAGTAAAGACCCTCATAACTAACACaaatcaagaagttagtataaataaccacctaatctttatactcatcgatacggtcatgaaatggacaacttgtaataactAACACAAGCGCGAAACACTAACTCATGTTGTTGCTCTCTGCTCAAAAGGAATAACAATTGTGTTCTGAGTTGTTCTAGGTTAAAAAAAAGAAGCTATGTGCCTGATATTTTATTCAAAATTCTgaagaaggaaacaatttttcttttttttagttgAGTTTAGGCCCAATTCACCACTTTGTTGTGTGACTCGTCTTTCCTTTCTTGCAGCATTTCACAATCTTGGTGATCCTACACCTTTATGCAGGTATTCGTCATCTACGTTCACTCAGAATGTTCATGCCAAGCGTAGTGAGCTCGCCCCCTTGTTGTCTGGCACGAGCTGTACACCCCGGTGTAGCTACCAGGAATGGTAGAACCAGCCCAAGCTGGTTATGACTTGTAACGAGATAGCACTGTCAAGGAAGCTAATGGTACAATGGCACTCTAAAGGTTATTAACATGTATTTACGAATAAGGAGCCAGACATCACTTCCTGTCTTAGTTACTGACCACTCTCCCCTGTTCGTCTCTCTTGAACACAAACTGACCACTGTGGTTCTTCAAATGCATGATGAGGCTACTTCTCACCGAGAAAGTTTTCCCGCACATCTGACATTTGTAAGGAGTTTCGGCAGTGTGTAGCCTCAGGTGCTTGGTCAGGCCGACACACTCGGAGAAACAGAGTCCGCACTCGCCGCACTTGTACGAGGGTTCGCGTCCCGTGTGCGTCCTCAGATGCCTGGTCAAGTTGTCACCGTGAGAGAAACTCCTTGAACAGGCGGCACACTCGTAGGGAGTTTCTCCTCGGTGCGTCCTCAAGTGTCTGCTGAGAGAACTACGCTCCGAGAAGCTGCGTCCGCACTCCTCGCACTTGTGCGGCGTCTCTCCGCTGTGCGTTCGCAGGTGGCGGCTGAGAGAGCCGCTCTCGGAGAAACTTCGACCGCACAGATTGCACTTGTATGGAGTCTCGCCCGTGTGGGTGCGGATGTGCTTGGTGAGGTTGCCGCTCTCCGAGAAGCTGCGACCGCAGACGGGACAGGCGAATGGGGTCTCCCCGGTGTGAGTGCGGATATGCTTGTTGAGGGAGCCACGGCCAGAGAAAGAGCGTCCGCACTCTCGACACTTGTACAGGGTGTTGGGGTGAGTCCGCAGATGGAGCATGAGGTCGTCCCCGTTGGAGCACACCTCTCCACACTCCAGACACTCACTCGGGCTCTCGGAACGTTCCGGCGCGGCGAGGATCTCCCCCGACATTGTCCAGCCCGTCCACCTTCCCCGATGAGCAGAACTTGATAACGTGCTGAAACATTCACAAAGCAGGCTCTTACAATATGGCAGCAGAATGTCCGAGACATACTTGGACCACAGCTAATTTGTCCCTCATGACACAACAGATAATGCCACTCTTGCAAGCAAGCAGCAAGTTTTAAATCTTTATTCTTCTGCCTatttagaaaaaaattaatttaattatttttatgcaaATTTATTATaacctaaatttatttatttaaattttaaaccaCTCTTACCCTATGGTATGTTTTGGAGAAAGGGCTAAAGAACAGCACAAACACTTCCATCTTACATTCGCCAGTGAAGAGTTTGAAGAACGCTATTGAAACAACTGTCCAGTGTTTTTGTTACATATTCAAACTTCCTCCACACGTCTTGCAGTTGAGGGGAggaatgtaattttattataaaaaCTCTACCACGGAGATTTTCTCTTCTGTTttgaattataattttgtgtgtgaATTAGTCTTCTATTCCGTGGACTGTATACACCAAGCGGCTGCAGAGTCCTTGTAATTCGGTCTACTTCACGATTCAAGAAGCACCAATGTATTGTCAGGAACAAGAGCAGTCATCAGCCATCTTTCCACAAGAGTTTTCCCAAACTGTTAGCACCAACAACAATAATCGTATGGCGTACATCTGCCTGTCGATGTTctgttttattctaggcctacaaAATGGCAGAGCATACCAATAATGTCTtttgggtgtctgtggctgagttttaatgaatttcgtcaggtaaacaccaaatttgtcactagagatcttttacatgccgagaaGGTACGACACGGAGCATCGCGTGGATCCGACcatctctgctgggtttgaacccgttatctcaGGATCTGGAGCCCGACAATCTACCAACAAATCATGCGCATTTTCCGTATCGATGTTATACACTGTTAAAAGATGTAAAAAAACACAACGGTACCACCTACCGATGATTCTAAActactattcatcatcatcatcattattgcaaCTCGGGTAGGATGTGCCTGCATTTGTTACGGTCATGgtatgtttctcctctcttctctggTCTTCTCAAAATACTGTCTAAACTACTATTACCACGGTATATTTTATTACCAGGGAAATCCCACCCAAAATCAAATactgtaattctttttttttttttaatcaaatcTTCAATGCTAGACCCATCACTCATAACAAGTTAGTTCTCTCCTTTCTCGGGAAATTGCAGGGGTCTGCACACCTGTAACATGGTGGTACAAGGTGTCGTCGTCATCCACACGCCGCCTCTTTAGCCTCTTGTGGGATCAAGATCTGCTCTGCTTCCTCTACAACCAGTGCTACACGCGGCCTCGCGTTCATCTGACCTATTAAAACAATAACAAGTTGGGAATCAGGACCACTTACCGACTTCCTTCGCTGTACCTCCCGGCTGCTATTTCGTCCAGTGTTAATGCTTGAACCTGAAAAGGAATCAGAAGCAGGATTTAACTTGATGGAAATGGAACCGCAACAGaagtttttttgtttcttttcgctagtggtttaacgttgttTTAAGTTAATGGTGAACAGCTGACACTACACAACACATAACATCTCCTCTATCGTTATGCTGGGCACAAGATTCGCTATTCAACAGTGCATCATGAGTTGGAGAAGTCGATGTGAAGCAAATCAAGAAATTCTCACATTCTTTGAATCCCTCCTAACAGTCACAGGGTTGTGGTAGGCCCACCACCATCTGGGTCTTGGACAGAGCTTTGTAACTGCACATCACACGAGTGGGTGGAATTGATATTTGGATTATCAAACTGATGAAAAAAGAGAATTTCAACTTTACATTCTGTGGCTCTTCCTCACCATGTTTTTCTTTTGGGATTCACAGTACGGTATTTTCCAATGTGGGTGTAAAGCTTTAACTTTAGACACCTGAACATATATATCCGAGTAACCCCACACCCTAATTTTAAGAGAGGACATTTTTGCAAAATTTCTTTTGTGTGTTTGAGAagctttgttaaatatttatattgaaaaccaTAAATACTTCAGTAGAACAAAGTACACAATccagctgaatggtcagtgcagagGCCTTTGCTTCAGAGGATCACAGGTTTGATTCCTGACCGGATGTGGTTAATTCGTCTGGTTTGAAGACCGGCTGTTTGTTCCAACAcagcacagaaacactcaatagtgaatacaggGATGGCAGCAGAAGGGTATTCGGCCGTAGAACAGGGCTACCCTACAAGAATTCCTCGCATTGTAGCGCCTGTGGTTTGCAAAAGTACAAATGGTGCAAAGCGATAATAAATATGACAAAATTCCCTATCTTTGTTGGCTGGAGACACATTTCAGTCACATTATTGCACATCCTTCTGGAAACTGTACTGCACCCCACTTCTTGGTCAGAGCGGGCTGAAAAATATATGTGGGGATCATTTGTGTAAATACAATACATATTTTCAAGAAAACCAATGTGAAATACGTCTATAATATCTTACAGATAGTTTAAAGAAATATTTTCCTCAGCCTTAACATTTTactaatcatcattatcatttcccattatcaaGCTGTAGGGGCAAATATGCTTCctctccaccactcctcctccacaCTGTTTCTCTTTCTATAATagtgcgttggattgtgtccttccatctcaatcgtggtcgtccacggcctctccttggcattctttcatcactcattcgctttatgtgcccaaaccatcttagtcggctcttctctattctatcattcattttttccactccaatttcttcacAGATTTTCTTTTCTTACTCCAAAATGAATATATGAACGAAAATACATGTTCAATCGAAGCATCAGTCCTAGTGAGATGGAGAACGAATTCACCTGACATATTTACACTGTtctcaataaattaaaaaaatctgcaccctgttgtaaccaaggttgaagtttacagaacacaacttttattgcttcactttatgatatttacacaaataactgaaatttattttgaagcaaaaaggaatattgaatcttgagaaaagtctgtctttatacaatatgtacaggtttgcagtctttatatacacttctatcttgaaaagatagtctttgtgaattgacacgttgatagtcgagaactatctggcacactaacataaatgttcatgagagtctttgtttgttgaagtgcctgaattcctaaaaagcaagttcaattgattgaagaaattccacctagcgaaactaagggagcttgcataagttagggaatgaaaatggcttgtaaaagaattacggaacataggcagcggaaacaggtaagggagcggtgaccagaggtgaaacctcgtactgccagaaattcagtccacctggtcgaagcacattttcaagaggagtagcctccgtgctcgacgtagggtgtattctggagctggacaccggggcaagtgggcgattgagcaggaagggagctcctatttatactacactcgatggtcaggcacgcgcactgagggctgcgcgtcgaagctagcagaatgatacacaggcgcgcgtgcagctggctggcggggcgagaaagggagcgccggacatacaacacaccCAGTAATctttaataactaaattattactCCCAAGTCAGAAAATTTTAACATACACTAATTCATACAACATACATCTGCATAAAGGATAATATACTACTGAATGAAGGAAAAAGCCAAGACAAATTTTCAATTTAGATGTAGGGCACCAGAAGAGAGGATGTACAGTAACCCTAGCTCACGTAGAGTCATAATTTGTTTTGTAGGGAGAAGAGCCCAAGCAGACATCAGATCACCTCTAGAAGCAAAAGGACCTTTACCTCATCGTCGTCCGAGTGTGGCTCCAGTTTCCCTGCCGCACCGATAACCAGTTCTGACGGGTGGCTCTGGAACAGTCAGTGAGAAAGATGTCAGCACATATTACAAGGTCCCAGATCAGCCAGGGGAAATAACGA
This window harbors:
- the LOC136884536 gene encoding zinc finger protein 892 isoform X3, whose translation is MRLSDYKSHPSELVIGAAGKLEPHSDDDEVQALTLDEIAAGRYSEGSRTLSSSAHRGRWTGWTMSGEILAAPERSESPSECLECGEVCSNGDDLMLHLRTHPNTLYKCRECGRSFSGRGSLNKHIRTHTGETPFACPVCGRSFSESGNLTKHIRTHTGETPYKCNLCGRSFSESGSLSRHLRTHSGETPHKCEECGRSFSERSSLSRHLRTHRGETPYECAACSRSFSHGDNLTRHLRTHTGREPSYKCGECGLCFSECVGLTKHLRLHTAETPYKCQMCGKTFSVRSSLIMHLKNHSGQFVFKRDEQGRVVSN
- the LOC136884536 gene encoding zinc finger protein 391 isoform X1 is translated as MMYASGRSMELWPAETKSQSDRESFDAVASLRALLGPSRIISDGAEHLVVEPELVVFPRMRLSDYKSHPSELVIGAAGKLEPHSDDDEVQALTLDEIAAGRYSEGSRTLSSSAHRGRWTGWTMSGEILAAPERSESPSECLECGEVCSNGDDLMLHLRTHPNTLYKCRECGRSFSGRGSLNKHIRTHTGETPFACPVCGRSFSESGNLTKHIRTHTGETPYKCNLCGRSFSESGSLSRHLRTHSGETPHKCEECGRSFSERSSLSRHLRTHRGETPYECAACSRSFSHGDNLTRHLRTHTGREPSYKCGECGLCFSECVGLTKHLRLHTAETPYKCQMCGKTFSVRSSLIMHLKNHSGQFVFKRDEQGRVVSN
- the LOC136884536 gene encoding zinc finger protein 892 isoform X2; protein product: MELWPAETKSQSDRESFDAVASLRALLGPSRIISDGAEHLVVEPELVVFPRMRLSDYKSHPSELVIGAAGKLEPHSDDDEVQALTLDEIAAGRYSEGSRTLSSSAHRGRWTGWTMSGEILAAPERSESPSECLECGEVCSNGDDLMLHLRTHPNTLYKCRECGRSFSGRGSLNKHIRTHTGETPFACPVCGRSFSESGNLTKHIRTHTGETPYKCNLCGRSFSESGSLSRHLRTHSGETPHKCEECGRSFSERSSLSRHLRTHRGETPYECAACSRSFSHGDNLTRHLRTHTGREPSYKCGECGLCFSECVGLTKHLRLHTAETPYKCQMCGKTFSVRSSLIMHLKNHSGQFVFKRDEQGRVVSN